One part of the Candidatus Defluviilinea gracilis genome encodes these proteins:
- a CDS encoding MOSC domain-containing protein gives MITLSSLIYYPVKACRGHEVEAWNVERMGLALDRRLMVVTPEGEFLTQRQIAKLALITPVRKDGVLTLSAPNMDSIQIGIRTSGHSWPVNIWKSQGVQAIDQGEEAVEWLSDFLGISVRLVHIADGFKRLVSQEYAVNEDDHTGFADGYPILIISEESLQDLNTRLDTPLPMNRFRPNIVVRGCEPFAEDTWNQIQIGDVKFAIVKPCARCEVTTIDKETLERKKEPLKTLGKYRKHALGAIFGQNVIPLNEGRLELGMSVEIVATSTNQ, from the coding sequence ATGATCACACTCTCCTCCCTCATCTACTACCCTGTCAAAGCCTGCCGCGGACATGAAGTGGAAGCATGGAACGTCGAACGCATGGGGCTTGCCTTAGACCGTCGCTTGATGGTCGTCACACCCGAAGGTGAATTTCTCACGCAACGACAGATCGCCAAACTGGCATTGATCACACCGGTGCGGAAAGACGGCGTCCTCACCCTCTCCGCGCCAAACATGGATTCGATCCAAATCGGAATCCGCACATCGGGACATTCATGGCCCGTCAATATTTGGAAGAGCCAAGGAGTCCAAGCCATTGACCAAGGCGAAGAAGCGGTGGAATGGTTATCTGATTTTCTTGGTATCTCCGTGCGGCTGGTTCACATCGCCGATGGCTTCAAAAGATTGGTCAGCCAGGAATACGCGGTCAACGAAGACGACCACACTGGCTTTGCAGATGGGTATCCGATCCTGATCATCTCCGAAGAATCACTGCAAGACCTAAACACAAGGCTCGACACTCCGCTCCCCATGAATCGCTTTCGCCCAAACATTGTCGTCAGGGGATGCGAACCATTCGCCGAAGATACGTGGAACCAAATCCAGATCGGCGACGTTAAGTTTGCCATCGTCAAGCCGTGCGCGCGGTGTGAAGTGACGACAATAGACAAAGAAACGCTCGAACGGAAGAAAGAGCCGCTCAAGACTCTTGGAAAGTATCGCAAGCACGCGCTCGGCGCGATTTTTGGGCAGAACGTCATTCCCCTCAACGAAGGCAGGCTCGAATTGGGAATGAGCGTGGAGATCGTCGCCACCTCTACCAACCAATAA
- a CDS encoding tetratricopeptide repeat protein: MKSRLRIVFLCAIVFTLACQISTTPIIVATETPTITPGGPTLTPSPTITSTSYPTPVPVVRIDAGDKALFYGDFDAARQHYLSAYNDTSDKDIKAAALWGLGRVELTDGRFEPAIEKLTTLTTEYPESTYSARAYFLMGQAYYGLGRFQESANAYNMYSTRVPGVLDAYAQEYRGDALIEIKDYTGAINAYTSALNASRLDGGLTLQLKIAQARADFGDYAGALALYDQIANSTTNDFVKAQIDHLAGNAHLALGQTDAAYTRYLHTVENYPLSIYSYLSLVKLVDANVPVNDLDRGLVDYFAGAYDVALVAFDRYIKANPTHDGTASYYRALTLRDLQRNQEAIDALDAFIKSYPSHPRWTEAWEDKSFLEWAAQGDYQAGAKTLLDFVAAVPNSSQSPSFLMTAARVTERDNRLDEAAQIWERVANEYSASEHVSDALHFAGITRYRLGDLPGALIVFQRGLLLATLPEDRARALLWVGKTQQQLGDDTAAREAWQQAQAIDSTGYYSIRASDLILGDSPFSKSVTIIEPDLAVERKNAEAWMRITFNLPAETDFAGPDALANDPRFVRGTELWELGMYDEARLEFEALRESVSNNAVDSFRLANHLLEIGLYRSAIFAARQVLSLAGLESQSASLAAPPYFNRIRYGFYYRDLVMTESQNFGFDPVFIYSVIRQESLFEGFVKSNAGAHGLMQIVAPTGAQIAGELAWPPNYDEQDLYRPNVSVRYGVYYLEKNKGLLGGNYYAALAAYNGGPGNALAWKQLAGDDPDLFLEVTRFEETRNYIRLIYEIYNAYRFLYSPK; the protein is encoded by the coding sequence ATGAAATCCAGATTGAGAATCGTTTTTCTCTGCGCCATCGTCTTCACGCTGGCATGTCAAATATCGACCACCCCCATCATCGTAGCCACAGAGACACCCACCATCACGCCCGGTGGTCCAACGCTCACGCCCAGCCCAACGATCACATCAACGTCCTACCCCACGCCCGTCCCCGTTGTGCGGATCGACGCCGGCGACAAAGCCCTTTTTTACGGAGATTTTGACGCGGCGCGACAACATTACCTCAGCGCGTATAACGATACATCCGACAAAGATATCAAAGCCGCCGCGCTGTGGGGGCTGGGTCGCGTCGAACTCACCGACGGACGCTTTGAACCCGCCATCGAAAAACTCACAACGCTGACCACCGAATACCCCGAATCGACCTATTCCGCCCGGGCATATTTTCTGATGGGACAAGCCTACTACGGACTTGGACGATTTCAGGAATCTGCCAACGCCTACAACATGTATTCGACGCGCGTCCCCGGCGTGCTGGATGCGTACGCGCAGGAATACCGCGGCGACGCGCTCATCGAAATCAAGGATTACACCGGCGCCATCAACGCGTACACCTCCGCGCTAAACGCTTCGCGCCTCGATGGAGGCTTGACTCTCCAACTCAAAATTGCGCAAGCCCGCGCAGACTTCGGCGATTACGCCGGCGCCCTCGCCTTATACGACCAGATCGCCAATTCGACCACAAACGATTTTGTCAAAGCCCAAATCGATCATCTGGCTGGCAACGCCCACCTCGCCCTCGGTCAAACCGACGCGGCATACACTCGCTATCTCCACACGGTTGAAAATTACCCCCTCTCGATCTACTCATACCTGTCGCTGGTCAAACTTGTAGACGCAAACGTCCCCGTAAACGATCTCGATCGCGGCTTGGTGGACTATTTCGCCGGGGCATACGATGTGGCGCTGGTCGCCTTCGACCGGTATATCAAAGCCAACCCAACTCACGACGGCACCGCCTCCTATTACCGCGCCCTCACCTTGCGAGACCTGCAACGGAACCAGGAAGCCATCGACGCGCTGGACGCGTTCATCAAATCCTACCCATCGCACCCTCGCTGGACCGAAGCCTGGGAAGATAAATCCTTTTTGGAATGGGCGGCGCAAGGAGACTATCAGGCTGGCGCAAAAACCCTGCTCGACTTTGTCGCCGCAGTTCCCAATTCCAGTCAATCGCCCTCCTTCCTCATGACCGCGGCGCGCGTGACCGAACGCGATAACCGGCTGGATGAAGCGGCGCAAATCTGGGAACGGGTTGCAAACGAATATTCCGCCAGCGAGCACGTGTCAGACGCGTTGCATTTTGCCGGCATCACCCGTTATCGCCTCGGAGACTTGCCCGGCGCGCTGATCGTGTTTCAACGCGGACTGTTGCTCGCCACCCTGCCAGAAGACCGCGCCCGCGCGCTTCTCTGGGTTGGCAAAACGCAACAACAACTTGGCGACGACACGGCGGCGCGAGAGGCGTGGCAACAGGCGCAAGCGATCGATTCGACCGGTTATTACAGCATCCGCGCGAGCGACCTAATCTTGGGAGACTCTCCGTTTAGCAAATCGGTCACGATCATTGAACCTGATCTTGCAGTGGAGCGAAAGAATGCCGAAGCCTGGATGCGCATCACCTTCAACCTGCCTGCCGAAACGGATTTCGCCGGTCCCGACGCCCTCGCCAACGATCCGCGCTTCGTGCGCGGCACAGAATTATGGGAACTCGGCATGTACGACGAAGCGCGGCTGGAATTTGAGGCATTGCGCGAATCGGTCAGCAATAACGCGGTGGATAGCTTCCGCCTCGCCAATCATCTCCTTGAGATCGGGTTATATCGTTCCGCTATCTTTGCGGCGCGCCAGGTGCTGTCGCTGGCTGGGCTGGAGAGCCAATCCGCTTCATTAGCCGCGCCGCCGTATTTCAACCGCATCCGCTATGGGTTCTATTACCGCGACCTGGTGATGACAGAATCGCAAAACTTCGGGTTCGACCCTGTGTTCATCTACAGCGTGATTCGGCAGGAAAGTCTGTTTGAAGGGTTCGTCAAGTCCAATGCGGGCGCGCACGGCCTAATGCAGATCGTCGCCCCAACCGGCGCTCAGATCGCCGGCGAACTTGCGTGGCCCCCCAACTATGACGAACAGGATTTATACCGCCCGAATGTCAGCGTCCGCTATGGGGTGTATTATCTCGAAAAAAATAAAGGGTTGCTAGGCGGCAATTATTACGCCGCGCTCGCCGCTTACAACGGCGGACCCGGCAACGCCCTCGCCTGGAAGCAACTTGCCGGTGACGATCCAGACCTTTTCCTCGAGGTGACGCGCTTTGAAGAGACGAGAAATTACATCCGTTTGATTTACGAGATCTACAACGCCTATCGATTCTTGTACAGCCCGAAGTAA
- a CDS encoding serine hydrolase — MFPVEQYIAQFSGKDISLSVHDLESGREINLRADESYHPASTVKTHLMMEAFRQAHAGQLSLDDPLTIFNSFPSIADGSPYSLNATDDSETTLYERIGETESIRELTRLMIVRSSNLATNILFQRIGAKRINEFIAELGIQGVSFIRGMYDLPALKNGMNNRGTARGLTQTMRLIAEGKIISKEVSDEMIEILLGQEFIESIPHLLPTGTRVAHKTGWSDDFYHDTGIVFPANRKPYAISIMTRGFPEDNGDKAHDCMANISKLVYEQITGAI, encoded by the coding sequence ATGTTTCCTGTTGAACAATACATAGCGCAATTCAGCGGCAAGGATATTTCCCTGTCTGTTCATGATCTAGAATCTGGTAGGGAGATCAACCTCCGCGCGGACGAGTCGTATCACCCTGCCAGCACGGTCAAGACACATCTGATGATGGAAGCCTTCAGGCAGGCGCATGCGGGACAACTTTCGCTGGACGATCCGCTCACCATTTTCAACTCCTTCCCCAGCATCGCGGATGGAAGTCCGTATTCATTGAACGCAACGGACGATTCCGAAACCACGTTGTACGAGCGGATCGGTGAGACCGAATCCATCCGAGAACTGACGCGGCTGATGATCGTGCGGAGCAGTAACCTCGCCACGAATATCCTGTTTCAAAGGATCGGCGCAAAACGGATCAACGAGTTCATTGCGGAACTTGGGATTCAAGGCGTCTCTTTCATCCGCGGGATGTACGATCTACCCGCGCTCAAAAATGGAATGAACAACCGCGGCACTGCACGCGGACTCACGCAAACGATGCGGTTGATCGCGGAGGGCAAAATTATTTCTAAAGAAGTGTCGGATGAAATGATCGAAATCCTGCTTGGGCAGGAATTCATTGAAAGCATCCCGCACCTGCTTCCAACAGGAACACGTGTTGCCCACAAAACAGGCTGGAGCGACGATTTTTATCACGACACAGGCATCGTCTTCCCTGCGAATCGAAAGCCGTATGCGATCTCGATCATGACGCGCGGTTTCCCGGAAGACAACGGAGACAAAGCGCACGATTGCATGGCGAACATTTCAAAACTGGTTTATGAACAAATAACAGGAGCAATTTAA
- a CDS encoding zinc-binding dehydrogenase: MKAALFRQHGGPEVLEYADFPTPEPKPGEALIRLRAASLNRMDVMVRNGWAGLKLELPHINGADGAGEVQEIREVENRGIENRELEIGDSVVINANLGCGQCEFCLAGKDNMCLRWHLLGETVRGTYAEFISIPIKQLYKLPKGFNFHQAAASALVYQTAWHSLGTRGKIQNGETILIVGAGGGVNTASIQIAKYLGAKVIVVGSNSKKLEMAESIGADVLIDRSKEEDWSKAVYLATNKRGVDAVVDNVGATFMMSLRALRKGGRLLTVGNSGSPKFEIDNRYLFAKHLSILGSTMSTIAEFNEVMDLIVAGKLKPVMDKTFPLKEAALAQERLWKNENFGKITLDIP; this comes from the coding sequence ATGAAAGCAGCGCTTTTTCGTCAGCATGGGGGACCGGAAGTTTTGGAATATGCCGATTTTCCCACGCCCGAACCGAAGCCCGGCGAAGCGTTGATCCGTCTGCGCGCCGCGTCGCTCAACCGCATGGATGTGATGGTGCGCAATGGCTGGGCTGGTTTGAAATTGGAGTTGCCTCACATCAACGGCGCGGATGGTGCGGGGGAAGTGCAAGAGATTAGAGAAGTAGAGAATAGAGGAATAGAGAATAGAGAACTGGAGATTGGAGATTCAGTCGTCATCAACGCGAACCTCGGATGCGGGCAATGCGAATTTTGTTTGGCGGGCAAAGACAACATGTGCTTGCGCTGGCATCTGCTCGGCGAGACCGTGCGCGGCACGTACGCGGAATTTATCTCCATTCCCATCAAACAGTTATACAAACTCCCGAAGGGATTCAATTTTCATCAAGCCGCTGCGTCCGCGTTGGTCTATCAAACCGCGTGGCATTCACTAGGTACTCGCGGGAAGATTCAAAACGGCGAAACAATCCTCATCGTCGGCGCGGGAGGCGGGGTGAATACGGCGAGCATCCAGATTGCAAAATATCTCGGCGCGAAGGTGATTGTCGTTGGCTCTAATTCAAAGAAACTTGAGATGGCAGAATCCATCGGCGCGGATGTTTTGATTGACCGCTCAAAAGAAGAGGATTGGTCGAAAGCGGTTTACCTCGCCACGAATAAACGCGGCGTGGATGCCGTTGTAGACAACGTCGGCGCGACCTTCATGATGAGTCTGCGCGCGCTCCGCAAAGGCGGACGATTGCTCACCGTCGGCAACAGCGGCTCGCCAAAATTTGAAATTGACAATCGCTACCTGTTCGCCAAACACCTCAGCATCCTCGGTTCGACGATGAGCACGATTGCCGAGTTCAACGAAGTGATGGATCTGATCGTCGCGGGCAAACTCAAACCCGTGATGGACAAAACCTTCCCGCTCAAAGAAGCCGCCCTCGCGCAAGAACGATTATGGAAAAACGAAAACTTCGGCAAGATCACGTTGGACATCCCATGA
- a CDS encoding type II toxin-antitoxin system HicB family antitoxin: MRFKIILEESDEGGYTAYVPSLPGCISEGNTQEEALKNIQEAIELYLEPVEDDWILDEKDLVQEIEV, translated from the coding sequence ATGCGATTCAAAATTATCCTCGAAGAAAGCGATGAAGGCGGCTACACGGCTTATGTGCCTTCACTGCCGGGATGTATCAGCGAGGGAAATACACAGGAAGAGGCTTTGAAAAATATTCAAGAAGCCATTGAGTTGTATTTGGAGCCAGTTGAAGATGATTGGATTCTGGACGAAAAGGATCTGGTGCAGGAAATTGAAGTATGA
- a CDS encoding type II toxin-antitoxin system HicA family toxin codes for MSKVPSLSYTEIIRALQRDGWTVIRQRGSHIRLQKRTGDELLKITVPAHRPVKRSTLSHILKQARLDVDRFLELV; via the coding sequence ATGAGTAAAGTCCCCAGCCTGTCGTATACGGAAATCATCAGGGCATTACAACGCGATGGCTGGACAGTGATTCGCCAGCGGGGAAGTCATATTCGATTACAAAAAAGAACCGGAGATGAACTACTCAAAATTACCGTTCCTGCTCATCGCCCTGTCAAACGCTCAACCCTTTCACATATCTTGAAGCAGGCGCGCTTGGATGTAGACAGATTCCTTGAATTGGTTTGA
- a CDS encoding aminopeptidase P family protein, giving the protein MKSDLDTLMQARNLDALIIFGHGEHNPPMYYFTGGGHIMHATLIKKRGAEPVLFHGDMERDEAAKSGLKCVPFSKYDYDVLFEKAGKDTLLATAMRCELMLRELGVTAGRVGVYGTYDLGWSYGVLAHLQKLLPTIEIVGEATGNSLIVRAMETKDDAEVNRIRKMGKLTTEVVAQTRDYLTACEVRDDEVLLKEDGSPLTVGDIHAKIRLWVAEKGGELPSGFIFAIGRDAGVPHSGGTPEDLMRLGQTIVFDIYPAERGGGYYYDFTRTWSLGYATPEAQELYDQVFEIFNKLADNFDLNAPFKEYHRMTCEYYESKGHKTPLNTKSPIEGYVHSLGHGVGLNIHERPFSGLTSGDDERLAPGVVITSEPGLYYPEKGMGVRIEDTLWVRPDGQIEKLAEYPYDFVLPMKKWKK; this is encoded by the coding sequence ATGAAATCAGACCTCGACACCCTCATGCAAGCCCGCAACCTCGATGCCCTCATCATCTTTGGGCATGGTGAACACAACCCGCCAATGTATTATTTCACTGGCGGCGGGCACATCATGCACGCTACGCTGATCAAAAAGCGCGGCGCAGAACCCGTTCTGTTCCACGGCGATATGGAGCGCGATGAAGCCGCCAAAAGCGGATTGAAATGTGTTCCGTTCAGCAAATACGACTATGATGTTTTGTTCGAAAAGGCGGGAAAAGATACGTTGTTGGCGACCGCCATGCGCTGCGAGTTAATGCTTCGTGAATTGGGTGTGACTGCCGGGCGTGTCGGCGTGTATGGAACCTATGACCTGGGTTGGTCGTATGGAGTGCTAGCCCACCTTCAAAAATTGCTGCCGACCATCGAAATTGTGGGCGAAGCGACTGGGAATTCCCTCATCGTCCGCGCCATGGAAACCAAAGACGATGCCGAGGTGAATCGCATCCGCAAGATGGGGAAATTGACCACCGAAGTGGTTGCCCAAACGCGCGACTATCTCACGGCTTGCGAGGTGCGAGACGATGAGGTATTGTTGAAAGAGGATGGGTCGCCGCTCACGGTTGGCGATATCCATGCGAAGATTCGTTTGTGGGTGGCGGAAAAGGGCGGAGAGTTGCCCTCCGGGTTTATTTTTGCCATCGGACGCGACGCAGGCGTGCCTCACTCCGGGGGAACCCCGGAAGATTTGATGCGCCTGGGTCAAACCATCGTGTTCGATATCTATCCTGCGGAAAGAGGCGGCGGTTATTATTACGACTTCACGCGCACATGGAGTCTCGGCTATGCCACGCCCGAAGCGCAGGAGTTATACGATCAAGTGTTTGAGATCTTCAACAAATTGGCAGATAATTTTGACTTGAATGCGCCGTTCAAAGAATACCATCGTATGACGTGTGAATATTACGAATCGAAGGGACATAAAACCCCGCTCAACACAAAATCTCCGATCGAAGGATATGTTCACAGCCTTGGGCATGGCGTGGGTCTCAATATCCACGAACGACCTTTCAGCGGTTTGACCTCCGGCGATGACGAACGGCTTGCGCCCGGGGTGGTCATTACTTCCGAGCCCGGGCTGTATTATCCCGAAAAGGGCATGGGCGTCCGTATTGAGGATACGTTGTGGGTCCGCCCTGACGGGCAGATCGAGAAATTGGCGGAGTATCCGTATGATTTCGTTTTGCCGATGAAGAAGTGGAAGAAGTAA
- a CDS encoding acyl-CoA dehydrogenase, with product MIQNAARDFAQKEILPVAAEFDESGEFPRETIKKMGALGFMGLEIPEAYGGAGMDTLAYVLALEEICKADASHGVIMSVNNSLYCHGIMKFGTEEQKKKFVTPIASGKSIGGYSLTEPQSGSDAGTMKSRAVRDGDHYILNGRKSWVTSGPVADYFVVFMMTDPTKKQKGVSAFLVEGNTPGLIRGKKEPKLGIRASATSELIFEDCRVPAENLLGKEGEGFKIAMTVLDAGRIGIATQALGIAEAAYEAARQYAVTREAFGQPIGQFQGTGFKIADMKTRIEASRLLIYNAAMAKEKSKKDGGRYSLEASMAKLFASETAMYVTHQAVQIHGGMGYSKELPVERYFRDAKITEIYEGTSEIQRLVISRSELGLK from the coding sequence ATGATTCAAAACGCGGCGCGCGATTTCGCCCAAAAAGAGATACTCCCTGTTGCGGCGGAGTTCGACGAGAGCGGCGAATTCCCGCGCGAGACCATCAAAAAAATGGGCGCATTGGGATTCATGGGCTTGGAAATTCCAGAAGCCTACGGCGGCGCAGGCATGGACACGCTCGCCTATGTGCTTGCCCTCGAAGAGATCTGCAAAGCGGATGCCTCGCACGGCGTGATCATGTCGGTCAACAACTCATTGTATTGTCACGGCATCATGAAGTTCGGCACGGAGGAACAGAAGAAAAAATTTGTGACTCCCATCGCTTCGGGAAAATCCATCGGCGGGTATTCGCTCACCGAACCTCAAAGCGGATCGGACGCGGGAACGATGAAATCGCGCGCGGTCCGCGACGGCGACCACTACATCTTGAACGGCCGCAAGTCGTGGGTCACGAGCGGACCGGTGGCAGATTATTTTGTCGTCTTTATGATGACCGACCCTACGAAGAAACAAAAAGGCGTGAGCGCATTTCTAGTGGAAGGCAATACGCCCGGACTGATACGCGGAAAGAAAGAACCGAAACTCGGCATCCGCGCCTCCGCGACGAGCGAATTGATCTTTGAAGATTGCCGCGTCCCTGCCGAGAATTTGTTGGGCAAAGAAGGCGAGGGATTCAAGATCGCCATGACCGTGCTGGACGCGGGTCGCATTGGGATCGCGACGCAAGCGCTTGGGATCGCCGAAGCGGCTTACGAAGCGGCGAGACAGTACGCCGTCACGCGCGAAGCGTTCGGTCAGCCGATCGGTCAATTCCAGGGGACGGGATTTAAAATTGCGGACATGAAGACGCGCATCGAAGCGTCTCGCCTGCTCATTTACAATGCGGCGATGGCAAAAGAAAAATCTAAAAAAGACGGCGGTCGATATTCGCTGGAAGCCTCGATGGCAAAATTATTCGCAAGCGAAACCGCGATGTACGTGACGCATCAAGCCGTGCAAATTCACGGCGGCATGGGTTACAGCAAAGAGTTGCCGGTCGAGCGTTATTTCCGCGACGCGAAGATCACAGAAATTTACGAAGGCACGAGCGAGATCCAGCGGCTCGTCATTTCGCGCAGTGAACTGGGATTGAAGTAG
- a CDS encoding L-seryl-tRNA(Sec) selenium transferase, which produces MTSLRNLPSVDQLLHHADDLLIRFGRPLTLDALRLTLDETRARLKLDGESASPSFDSILASAASHLAAWTTPSLAPVINATGVILHTNLGRAPLSASTIQAMNAVAANYSNLEFDMDTGKRGSRLIHAESVLQKLLGVESALVVNNNASAVLLVLSALANKKRVVIPRSQLVEIGGGFRVPDVMKQSGAKLVEIGTTNKVRIADYKDALEEPTALVMRAHRSNFKIVGFTEEPELAKIVDTAHKAGVPVIDDLGSGALIDTAKYGLAHEPTVQESLAAGVDIICFSGDKLLGGPQAGIIVGKKELIDRIKKHPLARAVRADKISLAGITATLLHYLKDEAEREIPVVRMMSLTAEQVEVRAEAWRGVLGVGEVIQSESTVGGGSLPEESMPTFVLSLKVKSPDKFLAKLREGNPPVIARTENDNVLLDPRTVLDDEALLRVLREALRAYR; this is translated from the coding sequence ATGACCAGCCTTCGTAACCTCCCCTCGGTCGACCAACTTCTTCATCATGCGGATGACCTCCTCATCAGGTTTGGCCGCCCCTTGACTCTGGACGCGCTTCGTTTGACTCTCGACGAAACCCGCGCGCGCCTCAAACTCGACGGGGAATCTGCCTCGCCTTCCTTCGACTCGATTCTCGCCTCAGCCGCCTCCCACCTCGCCGCATGGACAACTCCCTCGCTTGCGCCCGTCATCAACGCGACGGGAGTCATCCTCCACACCAATCTCGGACGCGCGCCGTTATCCGCATCCACTATTCAAGCGATGAACGCCGTCGCCGCGAATTATTCCAACCTCGAGTTTGATATGGACACAGGCAAGCGCGGCTCGCGTCTCATCCACGCCGAATCGGTTTTGCAAAAATTACTTGGCGTTGAATCTGCGTTGGTGGTCAATAACAATGCCTCTGCGGTTTTGCTTGTGCTGTCTGCATTGGCGAATAAGAAGCGCGTGGTCATTCCGCGCTCGCAACTCGTGGAAATCGGCGGAGGCTTCCGCGTGCCAGATGTGATGAAACAATCGGGCGCGAAATTGGTTGAGATCGGCACAACGAACAAAGTCCGCATCGCCGATTACAAAGACGCGCTCGAAGAACCGACCGCGCTGGTCATGCGCGCGCATCGCAGTAACTTCAAGATCGTCGGCTTCACCGAAGAACCCGAACTCGCCAAGATTGTTGATACTGCTCACAAAGCAGGCGTGCCAGTGATTGACGACCTCGGCTCAGGCGCATTAATTGACACCGCGAAATACGGTCTCGCCCACGAACCGACCGTGCAAGAGTCCCTCGCGGCTGGAGTTGATATTATTTGTTTCTCAGGTGACAAATTGCTCGGCGGTCCGCAAGCGGGAATTATCGTCGGCAAGAAAGAGTTGATTGACCGGATCAAAAAACATCCGCTGGCGCGCGCGGTGCGGGCAGACAAAATTTCGTTGGCTGGCATCACCGCGACTCTGTTGCATTACCTCAAAGACGAAGCGGAGCGCGAAATCCCCGTCGTGCGGATGATGTCGCTTACGGCGGAGCAGGTCGAAGTCCGCGCTGAGGCGTGGCGAGGTGTATTGGGAGTGGGGGAGGTGATTCAATCCGAATCCACAGTGGGCGGCGGGAGTCTGCCAGAAGAATCCATGCCGACGTTTGTTTTGTCGTTGAAAGTGAAAAGCCCCGACAAATTTTTAGCGAAGTTGCGCGAGGGGAATCCGCCCGTCATCGCGCGGACGGAAAACGACAACGTGTTGCTCGATCCGCGAACGGTGTTGGACGACGAGGCGTTGTTGCGCGTGTTGAGGGAGGCGTTGCGTGCATACCGTTGA
- a CDS encoding nitroreductase family protein, producing MNVLDAIRLKRAVRKFQETPLPVDVIDAILNAGRRSQSSKNEQGWQFIVIRNKATLKALSECGEWAKHLAGAAIGVAILTAEPTAKFQTMFDAGQAAAYMQLAAWELGVGSVPASIYNAELARQILGFPPEWHLRIALSFGYPLEEAKLTSAPKKGGRRSLEEIVHWEKW from the coding sequence ATGAATGTGTTAGACGCAATCCGTTTGAAGCGAGCGGTACGAAAATTCCAAGAGACTCCCTTACCGGTAGATGTGATCGACGCGATTCTCAACGCGGGACGGAGATCGCAATCGTCGAAGAACGAGCAGGGCTGGCAGTTCATTGTGATCCGCAACAAGGCGACATTGAAAGCATTATCCGAGTGCGGCGAGTGGGCGAAACATCTCGCGGGCGCGGCGATCGGCGTGGCGATCCTCACCGCCGAACCGACCGCGAAATTTCAGACGATGTTCGACGCCGGTCAAGCCGCCGCGTATATGCAACTCGCCGCATGGGAGTTGGGAGTCGGCTCCGTGCCCGCTTCGATCTACAACGCCGAGTTGGCTCGCCAAATTTTGGGTTTTCCGCCTGAGTGGCATTTGCGCATCGCGCTGTCGTTTGGGTATCCGTTGGAGGAGGCGAAACTCACGTCCGCGCCGAAGAAGGGCGGGCGGAGGTCGTTGGAGGAAATCGTTCATTGGGAGAAGTGGTGA
- a CDS encoding dodecin domain-containing protein, whose product MSDSVYKIIELVGTSSESWEKAASVAVERAAKSLRDLRIAEVSQLDMVLEDGKITAYRAKVKVSFKYEGG is encoded by the coding sequence ATGTCAGACAGCGTATACAAGATCATCGAGTTGGTCGGCACGAGTTCGGAATCGTGGGAGAAAGCGGCGTCTGTGGCTGTGGAGCGCGCGGCGAAATCCCTGCGCGACTTACGCATCGCCGAAGTCAGCCAGTTGGATATGGTGCTGGAGGACGGCAAGATCACCGCGTACCGCGCCAAAGTCAAGGTTTCGTTCAAGTACGAAGGCGGATAG